In Priestia megaterium NBRC 15308 = ATCC 14581, the following proteins share a genomic window:
- a CDS encoding Spx/MgsR family RNA polymerase-binding regulatory protein, with the protein MEEIKFYTYPSCTSCRKTKKWLVKEDVNFKERHLFRETPTHKEMLELLSMTTEGMDELLAKRSQEYKKLNVDVDSMTLSEVVNLLIEHPRLLRRPILTDGKKLVVGYNESALKNLVKKKTSLASLVV; encoded by the coding sequence ATGGAAGAAATTAAATTTTATACGTACCCGAGCTGTACATCTTGTCGTAAAACGAAAAAGTGGCTAGTGAAGGAAGATGTAAATTTTAAAGAGCGTCATTTATTTAGAGAAACACCTACTCATAAAGAAATGCTTGAACTTCTTTCTATGACAACAGAAGGGATGGATGAACTTCTTGCTAAAAGAAGTCAAGAATATAAAAAGTTAAATGTTGATGTGGATAGCATGACGCTATCAGAAGTGGTCAATCTATTAATTGAACATCCTCGTTTGCTTCGCCGACCAATTTTAACAGATGGTAAAAAGCTTGTAGTAGGCTATAACGAATCTGCTCTTAAAAATTTAGTCAAGAAAAAAACAAGTCTTGCTTCTCTAGTTGTGTAA
- a CDS encoding DUF2626 domain-containing protein, translating into MERMYRVMGFWTAIFTVMFYLGHMHKTSLLFLAQTGFFVILSYLKLSERMYIYVFGAYLTVFFVGFTYWSTFMMTPGQ; encoded by the coding sequence GTGGAACGAATGTACCGTGTAATGGGGTTCTGGACAGCAATTTTCACTGTAATGTTTTACCTCGGTCACATGCATAAGACTTCTTTACTCTTTTTAGCTCAAACAGGCTTTTTTGTAATTCTTAGTTATTTAAAGCTGTCTGAAAGAATGTACATTTACGTTTTCGGAGCATATTTGACCGTCTTTTTTGTGGGGTTCACGTACTGGTCAACTTTTATGATGACACCAGGACAGTAA
- a CDS encoding MBL fold metallo-hydrolase — MNYHRIPLGPIQTNCYVVANEKKECLVFDPGAQGKQLVEFLEKQTYKPLAILLTHAHFDHIGGVDEVMNHYSIPLYVHKNEKEWLHNSDLNGSKFFDLGEITAPDATDIISIEGNLTIGSFQFEVYETPGHSPGSVSYYFKPGNFVVSGDALFAGGIGRTDLPGGNQAQLLESIESKLLSLPEDTLVLSGHGPETTVGHEMDQNPFLNGF; from the coding sequence ATGAACTATCATCGTATACCGCTAGGACCTATTCAAACGAATTGTTATGTCGTTGCTAACGAAAAAAAAGAGTGTTTAGTTTTTGACCCGGGAGCTCAGGGGAAACAGCTCGTTGAATTTCTAGAAAAACAAACGTATAAACCGTTGGCTATTTTGTTGACACACGCTCATTTTGATCACATTGGAGGAGTAGATGAAGTGATGAATCACTACTCTATCCCGCTTTATGTACATAAAAATGAAAAAGAATGGCTTCATAATAGTGATTTAAACGGTTCGAAATTTTTTGATTTAGGAGAAATTACGGCTCCAGATGCAACTGATATTATTTCAATCGAAGGCAATTTAACAATTGGCTCATTCCAATTTGAGGTGTACGAAACGCCTGGCCATTCTCCGGGTAGCGTTTCATATTATTTTAAACCGGGTAACTTTGTAGTATCTGGTGACGCGCTTTTTGCAGGCGGCATTGGACGCACAGATTTACCTGGAGGCAATCAAGCTCAGCTGTTAGAAAGCATCGAATCGAAATTGCTGTCCCTTCCAGAAGATACGCTTGTACTAAGCGGTCACGGACCTGAAACAACTGTGGGACACGAAATGGATCAAAATCCTTTCCTAAATGGTTTTTAA
- a CDS encoding DUF2759 domain-containing protein, which translates to MGLMIIFALTTLLGVFAAISSFRNKNILGIGFSVLTFGVFGWFTVMTIIHHGYPAVHH; encoded by the coding sequence GTGGGTCTTATGATTATTTTTGCACTAACAACATTGCTAGGCGTATTTGCAGCTATTTCATCTTTTAGAAATAAAAACATATTAGGCATTGGTTTTTCGGTACTAACATTCGGTGTGTTCGGATGGTTTACCGTGATGACCATTATACATCACGGTTATCCGGCGGTACATCATTAA
- a CDS encoding M14 family metallopeptidase, with protein MQIVDIQKPYDYMRTIQDIQTLLTYYPYGSLEWIGCSVLGKPIPHILIGNGERKVHINASFHANEWITTNVLLQFVEDYLAALHYDKALNGQEARALFNQITLSAVPIVNPDGVDLVLKGPAVSEPYASFLSKIGRDFPDFQSWKANIRGVDLNNQFPAYWEIEKKRKEPKAPHYRDFPGYESLSEPEAQAMVKLVERHDFDCVIALHTQGEEFYWGYMNEEPKEAEEIANYFERVSGYKAVKTIDSHAGFKDWFILEKKKLGFTLELGKGINPLPLSQISRVYNPTKAILVAAMEYLSI; from the coding sequence ATGCAAATTGTAGATATTCAAAAGCCCTACGATTACATGCGAACAATACAAGATATCCAAACACTTTTGACGTACTACCCCTATGGTTCTCTTGAATGGATAGGGTGCAGCGTGCTTGGAAAGCCGATTCCTCATATTTTAATTGGAAACGGAGAAAGAAAGGTTCATATTAATGCGTCTTTTCATGCCAATGAATGGATTACGACAAATGTTCTTCTACAGTTTGTTGAAGATTATTTAGCTGCTCTTCATTACGACAAGGCGTTGAACGGGCAGGAAGCAAGAGCTCTTTTTAATCAAATTACGCTTTCTGCGGTTCCGATTGTTAATCCAGACGGAGTAGATTTGGTCTTAAAAGGTCCTGCTGTAAGTGAACCTTATGCGTCTTTTCTTTCTAAAATAGGAAGAGATTTTCCTGATTTTCAAAGCTGGAAAGCAAATATCCGAGGGGTAGACTTAAACAATCAGTTTCCGGCTTATTGGGAAATTGAAAAAAAGCGCAAAGAACCTAAAGCTCCACATTATCGGGACTTTCCAGGCTATGAATCTCTGTCTGAACCTGAAGCGCAGGCAATGGTAAAACTCGTTGAGCGTCATGATTTTGATTGTGTGATAGCTTTACATACCCAAGGAGAAGAATTTTACTGGGGGTATATGAATGAAGAGCCGAAGGAAGCGGAGGAAATAGCCAATTATTTTGAAAGGGTAAGCGGTTATAAAGCAGTCAAAACGATTGATAGTCACGCTGGATTTAAGGATTGGTTTATTTTAGAAAAGAAAAAGCTAGGGTTCACTTTAGAACTGGGGAAAGGAATTAATCCGCTGCCTCTATCTCAAATATCGCGCGTATATAATCCGACTAAAGCTATTTTAGTTGCGGCAATGGAATATCTATCTATTTGA